A single region of the Drosophila takahashii strain IR98-3 E-12201 chromosome 2R, DtakHiC1v2, whole genome shotgun sequence genome encodes:
- the Rcd1 gene encoding KAT8 regulatory NSL complex subunit 3 isoform X1, whose protein sequence is MKEVANPIGSQPKITEASSSIITYSPSKFLTRVGAGKTTYTTHTHTTTTAATSAAAAVAATKTNNAPVGGSSASYYVVKAGSLGSAASMTGSIKVSSPPKAPTAIRSPALVITSPSTPTESSSTISAPSESSFGEKMEHSYMRDTPARSDVHNGLAPARNILVRHPPQCPSCHTYPPQQEELSEMQQAHVPPYDEIAAKEAMNECARIAKYVKNNNSDEQDWVARVNQFGWTPLQQSLFEKVCAILDQDQLARLANDKRQHEAIHRRVSADKSASRLRKVLASVAWETRITQWIHALLMDHLSPSYMASYLDILQTLKTKLPTLVDKMLFSRPLNNSQELLAPVMKKRWEPNILPKGRQLTHNAIMVVLPTMPTSGPVSDRMQKWYQALATITQVVQISLPNTNNRIGNQNLDQVAETIVSLTRVKIHELRTDNPSRGIILVGFNAGSALALQVALSESVACLVCMGFAYNTMRGPRGTPDDRMLDIKAPILFVIGQNSARTSQEEMEGLRERMQSESSLVVVGSADDALRVPKSKRRIEGVTQSMVDYMVVEEVFDFVSRTLSNPPGPRMPTSLMHQQGYQRQQKQPTHILADGNANKAVQQMRKRKVDGGLDDPMGQPAKSKFVPHTRVHKPKPPRLIDPFAAKRKVGRPRTRPLPNVGGQKGAPHPEKSKLSSEELNQSIEFILDDALDYEDAQSTTAGGSAGVPKVITPGVLGKQLPPVNLAAGTKIKMIPSNQFVQIKHLPAQGKLINYTLNKPGGATTSAATIGSIVKTLPSSSVGGQQIFTLKTPTGQTQQFATAGTSAGAVGSSATTGSGQQKYTVFKNANGMTMLHLTKSVPTSATNSPSGSVDLSNIIDMPIVFADNEGNIPEHQQADKDIKTAPIRSANKSPLIISQKIIKEANKPPGMVTNSGGISGATKSGNIVLNKGLQQLFTPAPGGTVASQNKVVYLNRNTIKPMGNVVTGTHRVPIRIVSSPKTGGAVTTTASSSPIMVDPATGSLVTSVKTVNVQTIKPTQGTLRQAGAVGSKGYSQFQVINSTTGASKTVSGDGKTPVRNIYFKSAIGLKQLPVQMLGNRIPGGAVVSSSAATSSGAAALRRVVNIGPVPKVTATSTTTTSTAATPTQSKN, encoded by the exons ATGAAGGAAGTGGCGAATCCGATAGGAAGTCAGCCCAAAATCACGGAGGCCTCGTCCTCGATAATAACCTACAGTCCCAGCAAGTTTCTCACTCGCGTGGGCGCAGGGAAAACCACatacaccacacacacacacacaacaacaacagcagcgacgtctgcagcggcggcggtagcggcaacaaaaacaaacaatgcgCCAGTGGGCGGATCCAGTGCCTCCTACTATGTGGTCAAGGCCGGCTCCCTGGGCAGCGCAGCCTCCATGACGGGATCCATCAAAGTCAGCTCGCCGCCAAAGGCACCAACGGCGATTAGGTCGCCCGCTTTGGTCATCACATCGCCCTCGACGCCAACCGAGAGT TCCAGCACCATTTCGGCGCCCAGTGAATCCTCCTTTGGCGAGAAAATGGAGCACAGCTATATGCGCGATACGCCAGCTCGCAGCGATGTCCACAATGGCCTGGCGCCCGCCAGGAACATCCTGGTTCGCCATCCTCCGCAGTGTCCCAGCTGTCACACCTATCCGCCGCAGCAGGAGGAGCTCTCCGAGATGCAGCAGGCCCATGTGCCGCCCTACGACGAGATAGCCGCCAAGGAGGCGATGAATGAGTGCGCTCGCATTGCAAAATACGTTAAGAACAACAATTCCGATGAACAGGATTGGGTGGCGCGCGTTAATCA ATTTGGCTGGACGCCCTTGCAGCAGTCGCTATTCGAAAAGGTCTGTGCCATTTTGGACCAGGATCAGTTGGCTCGCCTGGCCAACGATAAACGGCAGCACGAGGCCATCCATCGTCGCGTGAGTGCCGACAAGTCCGCCTCCAGGCTGCGCAAAGTTCTGGCCAGCGTCGCCTGGGAGACGCGCATCACCCAGTGGATTCACGCCCTGCTCATGGATCACCTGTCGCCCTCGTACATGGCCTCTTACCTGGATATTCTGCAGACGCTAAAGACCAAGCTGCCTACTTTGGTGGACAAGATGCTGTTCAGCCGGCCGCTGAACAACAGCCAGGAGTTGCTGGCTCCGGTGATGAAAAAGCGCTGGGAGCCGAACATCCTGCCCAAGGGCCGCCAACTCACGCACAACGCCATCATGGTGGTGCTGCCCACCATGCCCACCAGTGGTCCCGTCTCGGATCGCATGCAGAAGTGGTACCAGGCACTGGCCACCATCACCCAGGTGGTGCAGATCTCGCTGCCCAATACGA ACAACAGAATTGGCAATCAGAATCTGGACCAGGTGGCCGAGACCATTGTGTCCCTCACTCGCGTCAAGATCCACGAATTGCGCACGGATAATCCCAGTCGAGGCATCATTCTCGTTGGCTTTAATGCTGGTTCTGCCTTGGCTCTGCAGGTTGCTCTTTCGGAGAGTGTGGCCTGTTTGGTTTGCATGGGATTTGCCTACAACACGATGCGTGGTCCACGAGGAACGCCCGATGATCGCATGCTGGACATCAAGGCGCCCATACTGTTTGTCATCGGTCAGAATTCAGCTCGCACAAGTCAGGAGGAAATGGAGGGCTTGCGCGAGCGAATGCAGTCCGAATCTTCGCTGGTTGTCGTAGGCAGTGCCGATGATGCACTGCGCGTTCCAAAAAGCAAACGGCGCATAGAGGGCGTTACCCAGTCCATGGTGGACTACATGGTGGTT GAGGAAGTCTTTGACTTTGTGAGCAGGACATTGAGTAATCCTCCTGGACCTCGAATGCCCACTTCCCTGATGCACCAGCAGGGTTATCAACGCCAACAGAAGCAGCCAACTCACATTCTGGCTGATGGAAACGCAAATAAGGCTGTCCAACAGATGCGCAAGAGGAAAGTGGACGGCGGTCTCGATGATCCAATGGGTCAGCCGGCCAAATCAAAGTTTGTGCCTCACA CTCGCGTCCACAAGCCGAAGCCACCGCGTCTCATTGATCCGTTTGCTGCCAAGCGAAAGG TTGGAAGACCCCGAACTCGACCCCTTCCTAATGTCGGTGGCCAAAAAGGTGCACCTCATCCAGAGAAATCGAAGTTGAGCAGCGAAGAACTAAACCAATCCATTGAATTCATACTAGATGATGCCCTGGACTACGAAGATGCGCAATCGACGACGGCAGGAGGATCAGCGGGAGTGCCCAAGGTGATCACTCCAGGTGTTTTGGGGAAACAATTGCCGCCAGTTAACCTCGCAGCCGGCACCAAGATCAAGATGATACCCTCCAATCAGTTTGTCCAGATCAAGCATCTTCCGGCGCAGGGAAAACTCATCAACTACACGCTGAACAAGCCAGGTGGTGCGACCACAAGCGCCGCCACCATTGGCAGCATTGTTAAGACGCTGCCAAGCTCATCGGTTGGTGGTCAGCAGATCTTTACCTTGAAAACGCCCACTGGACAAACGCAGCAATTTGCAACGGCTGGGACATCGGCGGGTGCAGTTGGATCATCGGCAACCACAGGATCGGGACAACAGAAGTACACGGTGTTTAAAAACGCAAACGGCATGACCATGCTGCATCTTACAAAGAGTGTACCTACTTCTGCAACCAATAGTCCTTCGGGGAGTGTGGATTTGTCCAACATTATCGATATGCCCATAGTTTTTGCCGACAACGAAGGCAACATTCCCGAGCATCAACAGGCAGACAAGGATATTAAAACAG cACCCATTCGTAGCGCCAACAAGAGCCCTCTGATCATCAGTCAGAAGATCATAAAGGAGGCTAATAAGCCACCTGGCATGGTAACCAACAGTGGAGGCATTTCGGGCGCCACCAAGTCGGGAAATATAGTGCTCAACAAAGGCCTCCAGCAGTTGTTCACCCCTGCGCCCGGCGGAACGGTTGCCAGTCAGAACAAAGTGGTCTATCTCAACCGGAATACAATAAAACCAATGGGAAATGTGGTGACTGGGACTCATCGAGTACCCATACGGATAGTAAGCAGTCCAAAGACGGGAGGAGCAGTGACGACCACGGCTTCCAGCAGCCCTATCATGGTAGATCCTGCAACGGGATCTCTGGTTACCAGTGTCAAGACCGTCAATGTGCAGACCATCAAGCCAACGCAAGGAACTCTTCGACAAGCGGGTGCCGTGGGCAGCAAGGGCTATTCGCAGTTCCAGGTGATTAATAGCACTACAGGAGCATCCAAAACAGTTTCTGGAGACGGCAAGACGCCCGTGCGAAATATCTACTTCAAGTCCGCCATTGGACTCAAGCAATTGCCAGTGCAAATGCTGGGCAATCGAATACCGGGTGGAGCCGTTGTCTCATCTTCAGCAGCGACATCTTCGGGAGCCGCAGCCCTGCGCCGAGTGGTCAACATCGGGCCCGTTCCCAAGGTGACGGCCACGTCGACAACAACGACTTCGACGGCTGCTACGcccacccaaagcaaaaactag
- the Rcd1 gene encoding uncharacterized protein Rcd1 isoform X3 encodes MKEVANPIGSQPKITEASSSIITYSPSKFLTRVGAGKTTYTTHTHTTTTAATSAAAAVAATKTNNAPVGGSSASYYVVKAGSLGSAASMTGSIKVSSPPKAPTAIRSPALVITSPSTPTESSSTISAPSESSFGEKMEHSYMRDTPARSDVHNGLAPARNILVRHPPQCPSCHTYPPQQEELSEMQQAHVPPYDEIAAKEAMNECARIAKYVKNNNSDEQDWVARVNQFGWTPLQQSLFEKVCAILDQDQLARLANDKRQHEAIHRRVSADKSASRLRKVLASVAWETRITQWIHALLMDHLSPSYMASYLDILQTLKTKLPTLVDKMLFSRPLNNSQELLAPVMKKRWEPNILPKGRQLTHNAIMVVLPTMPTSGPVSDRMQKWYQALATITQVVQISLPNTNNRIGNQNLDQVAETIVSLTRVKIHELRTDNPSRGIILVGFNAGSALALQVALSESVACLVCMGFAYNTMRGPRGTPDDRMLDIKAPILFVIGQNSARTSQEEMEGLRERMQSESSLVVVGSADDALRVPKSKRRIEGVTQSMVDYMVVEEVFDFVSRTLSNPPGPRMPTSLMHQQGYQRQQKQPTHILADGNANKAVQQMRKRKVDGGLDDPMGQPAKSKFVPHTRVHKPKPPRLIDPFAAKRKVGRPRTRPLPNVGGQKDDALDYEDAQSTTAGGSAGVPKVITPGVLGKQLPPVNLAAGTKIKMIPSNQFVQIKHLPAQGKLINYTLNKPGGATTSAATIGSIVKTLPSSSVGGQQIFTLKTPTGQTQQFATAGTSAGAVGSSATTGSGQQKYTVFKNANGMTMLHLTKSVPTSATNSPSGSVDLSNIIDMPIVFADNEGNIPEHQQADKDIKTAPIRSANKSPLIISQKIIKEANKPPGMVTNSGGISGATKSGNIVLNKGLQQLFTPAPGGTVASQNKVVYLNRNTIKPMGNVVTGTHRVPIRIVSSPKTGGAVTTTASSSPIMVDPATGSLVTSVKTVNVQTIKPTQGTLRQAGAVGSKGYSQFQVINSTTGASKTVSGDGKTPVRNIYFKSAIGLKQLPVQMLGNRIPGGAVVSSSAATSSGAAALRRVVNIGPVPKVTATSTTTTSTAATPTQSKN; translated from the exons ATGAAGGAAGTGGCGAATCCGATAGGAAGTCAGCCCAAAATCACGGAGGCCTCGTCCTCGATAATAACCTACAGTCCCAGCAAGTTTCTCACTCGCGTGGGCGCAGGGAAAACCACatacaccacacacacacacacaacaacaacagcagcgacgtctgcagcggcggcggtagcggcaacaaaaacaaacaatgcgCCAGTGGGCGGATCCAGTGCCTCCTACTATGTGGTCAAGGCCGGCTCCCTGGGCAGCGCAGCCTCCATGACGGGATCCATCAAAGTCAGCTCGCCGCCAAAGGCACCAACGGCGATTAGGTCGCCCGCTTTGGTCATCACATCGCCCTCGACGCCAACCGAGAGT TCCAGCACCATTTCGGCGCCCAGTGAATCCTCCTTTGGCGAGAAAATGGAGCACAGCTATATGCGCGATACGCCAGCTCGCAGCGATGTCCACAATGGCCTGGCGCCCGCCAGGAACATCCTGGTTCGCCATCCTCCGCAGTGTCCCAGCTGTCACACCTATCCGCCGCAGCAGGAGGAGCTCTCCGAGATGCAGCAGGCCCATGTGCCGCCCTACGACGAGATAGCCGCCAAGGAGGCGATGAATGAGTGCGCTCGCATTGCAAAATACGTTAAGAACAACAATTCCGATGAACAGGATTGGGTGGCGCGCGTTAATCA ATTTGGCTGGACGCCCTTGCAGCAGTCGCTATTCGAAAAGGTCTGTGCCATTTTGGACCAGGATCAGTTGGCTCGCCTGGCCAACGATAAACGGCAGCACGAGGCCATCCATCGTCGCGTGAGTGCCGACAAGTCCGCCTCCAGGCTGCGCAAAGTTCTGGCCAGCGTCGCCTGGGAGACGCGCATCACCCAGTGGATTCACGCCCTGCTCATGGATCACCTGTCGCCCTCGTACATGGCCTCTTACCTGGATATTCTGCAGACGCTAAAGACCAAGCTGCCTACTTTGGTGGACAAGATGCTGTTCAGCCGGCCGCTGAACAACAGCCAGGAGTTGCTGGCTCCGGTGATGAAAAAGCGCTGGGAGCCGAACATCCTGCCCAAGGGCCGCCAACTCACGCACAACGCCATCATGGTGGTGCTGCCCACCATGCCCACCAGTGGTCCCGTCTCGGATCGCATGCAGAAGTGGTACCAGGCACTGGCCACCATCACCCAGGTGGTGCAGATCTCGCTGCCCAATACGA ACAACAGAATTGGCAATCAGAATCTGGACCAGGTGGCCGAGACCATTGTGTCCCTCACTCGCGTCAAGATCCACGAATTGCGCACGGATAATCCCAGTCGAGGCATCATTCTCGTTGGCTTTAATGCTGGTTCTGCCTTGGCTCTGCAGGTTGCTCTTTCGGAGAGTGTGGCCTGTTTGGTTTGCATGGGATTTGCCTACAACACGATGCGTGGTCCACGAGGAACGCCCGATGATCGCATGCTGGACATCAAGGCGCCCATACTGTTTGTCATCGGTCAGAATTCAGCTCGCACAAGTCAGGAGGAAATGGAGGGCTTGCGCGAGCGAATGCAGTCCGAATCTTCGCTGGTTGTCGTAGGCAGTGCCGATGATGCACTGCGCGTTCCAAAAAGCAAACGGCGCATAGAGGGCGTTACCCAGTCCATGGTGGACTACATGGTGGTT GAGGAAGTCTTTGACTTTGTGAGCAGGACATTGAGTAATCCTCCTGGACCTCGAATGCCCACTTCCCTGATGCACCAGCAGGGTTATCAACGCCAACAGAAGCAGCCAACTCACATTCTGGCTGATGGAAACGCAAATAAGGCTGTCCAACAGATGCGCAAGAGGAAAGTGGACGGCGGTCTCGATGATCCAATGGGTCAGCCGGCCAAATCAAAGTTTGTGCCTCACA CTCGCGTCCACAAGCCGAAGCCACCGCGTCTCATTGATCCGTTTGCTGCCAAGCGAAAGG TTGGAAGACCCCGAACTCGACCCCTTCCTAATGTCGGTGGCCAAAAAG ATGATGCCCTGGACTACGAAGATGCGCAATCGACGACGGCAGGAGGATCAGCGGGAGTGCCCAAGGTGATCACTCCAGGTGTTTTGGGGAAACAATTGCCGCCAGTTAACCTCGCAGCCGGCACCAAGATCAAGATGATACCCTCCAATCAGTTTGTCCAGATCAAGCATCTTCCGGCGCAGGGAAAACTCATCAACTACACGCTGAACAAGCCAGGTGGTGCGACCACAAGCGCCGCCACCATTGGCAGCATTGTTAAGACGCTGCCAAGCTCATCGGTTGGTGGTCAGCAGATCTTTACCTTGAAAACGCCCACTGGACAAACGCAGCAATTTGCAACGGCTGGGACATCGGCGGGTGCAGTTGGATCATCGGCAACCACAGGATCGGGACAACAGAAGTACACGGTGTTTAAAAACGCAAACGGCATGACCATGCTGCATCTTACAAAGAGTGTACCTACTTCTGCAACCAATAGTCCTTCGGGGAGTGTGGATTTGTCCAACATTATCGATATGCCCATAGTTTTTGCCGACAACGAAGGCAACATTCCCGAGCATCAACAGGCAGACAAGGATATTAAAACAG cACCCATTCGTAGCGCCAACAAGAGCCCTCTGATCATCAGTCAGAAGATCATAAAGGAGGCTAATAAGCCACCTGGCATGGTAACCAACAGTGGAGGCATTTCGGGCGCCACCAAGTCGGGAAATATAGTGCTCAACAAAGGCCTCCAGCAGTTGTTCACCCCTGCGCCCGGCGGAACGGTTGCCAGTCAGAACAAAGTGGTCTATCTCAACCGGAATACAATAAAACCAATGGGAAATGTGGTGACTGGGACTCATCGAGTACCCATACGGATAGTAAGCAGTCCAAAGACGGGAGGAGCAGTGACGACCACGGCTTCCAGCAGCCCTATCATGGTAGATCCTGCAACGGGATCTCTGGTTACCAGTGTCAAGACCGTCAATGTGCAGACCATCAAGCCAACGCAAGGAACTCTTCGACAAGCGGGTGCCGTGGGCAGCAAGGGCTATTCGCAGTTCCAGGTGATTAATAGCACTACAGGAGCATCCAAAACAGTTTCTGGAGACGGCAAGACGCCCGTGCGAAATATCTACTTCAAGTCCGCCATTGGACTCAAGCAATTGCCAGTGCAAATGCTGGGCAATCGAATACCGGGTGGAGCCGTTGTCTCATCTTCAGCAGCGACATCTTCGGGAGCCGCAGCCCTGCGCCGAGTGGTCAACATCGGGCCCGTTCCCAAGGTGACGGCCACGTCGACAACAACGACTTCGACGGCTGCTACGcccacccaaagcaaaaactag
- the Rcd1 gene encoding uncharacterized protein Rcd1 isoform X2: MKEVANPIGSQPKITEASSSIITYSPSKFLTRVGAGKTTYTTHTHTTTTAATSAAAAVAATKTNNAPVGGSSASYYVVKAGSLGSAASMTGSIKVSSPPKAPTAIRSPALVITSPSTPTESSSTISAPSESSFGEKMEHSYMRDTPARSDVHNGLAPARNILVRHPPQCPSCHTYPPQQEELSEMQQAHVPPYDEIAAKEAMNECARIAKYVKNNNSDEQDWVARVNQFGWTPLQQSLFEKVCAILDQDQLARLANDKRQHEAIHRRVSADKSASRLRKVLASVAWETRITQWIHALLMDHLSPSYMASYLDILQTLKTKLPTLVDKMLFSRPLNNSQELLAPVMKKRWEPNILPKGRQLTHNAIMVVLPTMPTSGPVSDRMQKWYQALATITQVVQISLPNTNNRIGNQNLDQVAETIVSLTRVKIHELRTDNPSRGIILVGFNAGSALALQVALSESVACLVCMGFAYNTMRGPRGTPDDRMLDIKAPILFVIGQNSARTSQEEMEGLRERMQSESSLVVVGSADDALRVPKSKRRIEGVTQSMVDYMVVEEVFDFVSRTLSNPPGPRMPTSLMHQQGYQRQQKQPTHILADGNANKAVQQMRKRKVDGGLDDPMGQPAKSKFVPHIGRPRTRPLPNVGGQKGAPHPEKSKLSSEELNQSIEFILDDALDYEDAQSTTAGGSAGVPKVITPGVLGKQLPPVNLAAGTKIKMIPSNQFVQIKHLPAQGKLINYTLNKPGGATTSAATIGSIVKTLPSSSVGGQQIFTLKTPTGQTQQFATAGTSAGAVGSSATTGSGQQKYTVFKNANGMTMLHLTKSVPTSATNSPSGSVDLSNIIDMPIVFADNEGNIPEHQQADKDIKTAPIRSANKSPLIISQKIIKEANKPPGMVTNSGGISGATKSGNIVLNKGLQQLFTPAPGGTVASQNKVVYLNRNTIKPMGNVVTGTHRVPIRIVSSPKTGGAVTTTASSSPIMVDPATGSLVTSVKTVNVQTIKPTQGTLRQAGAVGSKGYSQFQVINSTTGASKTVSGDGKTPVRNIYFKSAIGLKQLPVQMLGNRIPGGAVVSSSAATSSGAAALRRVVNIGPVPKVTATSTTTTSTAATPTQSKN, encoded by the exons ATGAAGGAAGTGGCGAATCCGATAGGAAGTCAGCCCAAAATCACGGAGGCCTCGTCCTCGATAATAACCTACAGTCCCAGCAAGTTTCTCACTCGCGTGGGCGCAGGGAAAACCACatacaccacacacacacacacaacaacaacagcagcgacgtctgcagcggcggcggtagcggcaacaaaaacaaacaatgcgCCAGTGGGCGGATCCAGTGCCTCCTACTATGTGGTCAAGGCCGGCTCCCTGGGCAGCGCAGCCTCCATGACGGGATCCATCAAAGTCAGCTCGCCGCCAAAGGCACCAACGGCGATTAGGTCGCCCGCTTTGGTCATCACATCGCCCTCGACGCCAACCGAGAGT TCCAGCACCATTTCGGCGCCCAGTGAATCCTCCTTTGGCGAGAAAATGGAGCACAGCTATATGCGCGATACGCCAGCTCGCAGCGATGTCCACAATGGCCTGGCGCCCGCCAGGAACATCCTGGTTCGCCATCCTCCGCAGTGTCCCAGCTGTCACACCTATCCGCCGCAGCAGGAGGAGCTCTCCGAGATGCAGCAGGCCCATGTGCCGCCCTACGACGAGATAGCCGCCAAGGAGGCGATGAATGAGTGCGCTCGCATTGCAAAATACGTTAAGAACAACAATTCCGATGAACAGGATTGGGTGGCGCGCGTTAATCA ATTTGGCTGGACGCCCTTGCAGCAGTCGCTATTCGAAAAGGTCTGTGCCATTTTGGACCAGGATCAGTTGGCTCGCCTGGCCAACGATAAACGGCAGCACGAGGCCATCCATCGTCGCGTGAGTGCCGACAAGTCCGCCTCCAGGCTGCGCAAAGTTCTGGCCAGCGTCGCCTGGGAGACGCGCATCACCCAGTGGATTCACGCCCTGCTCATGGATCACCTGTCGCCCTCGTACATGGCCTCTTACCTGGATATTCTGCAGACGCTAAAGACCAAGCTGCCTACTTTGGTGGACAAGATGCTGTTCAGCCGGCCGCTGAACAACAGCCAGGAGTTGCTGGCTCCGGTGATGAAAAAGCGCTGGGAGCCGAACATCCTGCCCAAGGGCCGCCAACTCACGCACAACGCCATCATGGTGGTGCTGCCCACCATGCCCACCAGTGGTCCCGTCTCGGATCGCATGCAGAAGTGGTACCAGGCACTGGCCACCATCACCCAGGTGGTGCAGATCTCGCTGCCCAATACGA ACAACAGAATTGGCAATCAGAATCTGGACCAGGTGGCCGAGACCATTGTGTCCCTCACTCGCGTCAAGATCCACGAATTGCGCACGGATAATCCCAGTCGAGGCATCATTCTCGTTGGCTTTAATGCTGGTTCTGCCTTGGCTCTGCAGGTTGCTCTTTCGGAGAGTGTGGCCTGTTTGGTTTGCATGGGATTTGCCTACAACACGATGCGTGGTCCACGAGGAACGCCCGATGATCGCATGCTGGACATCAAGGCGCCCATACTGTTTGTCATCGGTCAGAATTCAGCTCGCACAAGTCAGGAGGAAATGGAGGGCTTGCGCGAGCGAATGCAGTCCGAATCTTCGCTGGTTGTCGTAGGCAGTGCCGATGATGCACTGCGCGTTCCAAAAAGCAAACGGCGCATAGAGGGCGTTACCCAGTCCATGGTGGACTACATGGTGGTT GAGGAAGTCTTTGACTTTGTGAGCAGGACATTGAGTAATCCTCCTGGACCTCGAATGCCCACTTCCCTGATGCACCAGCAGGGTTATCAACGCCAACAGAAGCAGCCAACTCACATTCTGGCTGATGGAAACGCAAATAAGGCTGTCCAACAGATGCGCAAGAGGAAAGTGGACGGCGGTCTCGATGATCCAATGGGTCAGCCGGCCAAATCAAAGTTTGTGCCTCACA TTGGAAGACCCCGAACTCGACCCCTTCCTAATGTCGGTGGCCAAAAAGGTGCACCTCATCCAGAGAAATCGAAGTTGAGCAGCGAAGAACTAAACCAATCCATTGAATTCATACTAGATGATGCCCTGGACTACGAAGATGCGCAATCGACGACGGCAGGAGGATCAGCGGGAGTGCCCAAGGTGATCACTCCAGGTGTTTTGGGGAAACAATTGCCGCCAGTTAACCTCGCAGCCGGCACCAAGATCAAGATGATACCCTCCAATCAGTTTGTCCAGATCAAGCATCTTCCGGCGCAGGGAAAACTCATCAACTACACGCTGAACAAGCCAGGTGGTGCGACCACAAGCGCCGCCACCATTGGCAGCATTGTTAAGACGCTGCCAAGCTCATCGGTTGGTGGTCAGCAGATCTTTACCTTGAAAACGCCCACTGGACAAACGCAGCAATTTGCAACGGCTGGGACATCGGCGGGTGCAGTTGGATCATCGGCAACCACAGGATCGGGACAACAGAAGTACACGGTGTTTAAAAACGCAAACGGCATGACCATGCTGCATCTTACAAAGAGTGTACCTACTTCTGCAACCAATAGTCCTTCGGGGAGTGTGGATTTGTCCAACATTATCGATATGCCCATAGTTTTTGCCGACAACGAAGGCAACATTCCCGAGCATCAACAGGCAGACAAGGATATTAAAACAG cACCCATTCGTAGCGCCAACAAGAGCCCTCTGATCATCAGTCAGAAGATCATAAAGGAGGCTAATAAGCCACCTGGCATGGTAACCAACAGTGGAGGCATTTCGGGCGCCACCAAGTCGGGAAATATAGTGCTCAACAAAGGCCTCCAGCAGTTGTTCACCCCTGCGCCCGGCGGAACGGTTGCCAGTCAGAACAAAGTGGTCTATCTCAACCGGAATACAATAAAACCAATGGGAAATGTGGTGACTGGGACTCATCGAGTACCCATACGGATAGTAAGCAGTCCAAAGACGGGAGGAGCAGTGACGACCACGGCTTCCAGCAGCCCTATCATGGTAGATCCTGCAACGGGATCTCTGGTTACCAGTGTCAAGACCGTCAATGTGCAGACCATCAAGCCAACGCAAGGAACTCTTCGACAAGCGGGTGCCGTGGGCAGCAAGGGCTATTCGCAGTTCCAGGTGATTAATAGCACTACAGGAGCATCCAAAACAGTTTCTGGAGACGGCAAGACGCCCGTGCGAAATATCTACTTCAAGTCCGCCATTGGACTCAAGCAATTGCCAGTGCAAATGCTGGGCAATCGAATACCGGGTGGAGCCGTTGTCTCATCTTCAGCAGCGACATCTTCGGGAGCCGCAGCCCTGCGCCGAGTGGTCAACATCGGGCCCGTTCCCAAGGTGACGGCCACGTCGACAACAACGACTTCGACGGCTGCTACGcccacccaaagcaaaaactag